In Ovis canadensis isolate MfBH-ARS-UI-01 breed Bighorn chromosome 3, ARS-UI_OviCan_v2, whole genome shotgun sequence, one DNA window encodes the following:
- the SEPTIN3 gene encoding neuronal-specific septin-3 isoform X5: MSKGLPETRTDAAMSELVPEPRPKPAVPMKPVGINPNLLGYIGIDTIIEQMRKKTMKTGFDFNIMVVGQSGLGKSTLVNTLFKSQVSRKASSWNREEKIPKTVEIKAIGHVIEEGGVKMKLTVIDTPGFGDQINNENCWEPIEKYINEQYEKFLKEEVNIARKKRIPDTRVHCCLYFISPTGHSLRPLDLEFMKHLSKVVNIIPVIAKADTMTLEEKSEFKQRVRKELEVNGIEFYPQKEFDEDLEDKTENDKIRQESMPFAVVGSDKEYQVNGKRVLGRKTPWGIIEVENLNHCEFALLRDFVIRTHLQDLKEVTHNIHYETYRAKRLNDNGGLPPGEGLLGTVLPPVPATPCPTAE, encoded by the exons ATGTCCAAAG GGCTCCCAGAGACCAGGACGGACGCAGCCATGTCAGAGCTGGTGCCTGAGCCCAGGCCTAAGCCGGCAGTGCCCATGAAGCCCGTGGGCATCAACCCCAACCTGCTGGGCTACATCGGCATCGACACCATCATCGAGCAGATGCGCAAGAAGACCATGAAGACCGGCTTCGACTTCAACATCATGGTGGTCG GTCAGAGTGGACTGGGCAAGTCAACACTGGTCAACACCCTCTTCAAATCCCAAGTGAGCCGCAAGGCCTCCAGCTGGAACCGGGAGGAGAAGATTCCCAAGACAGTGGAGATCAAAGCTATTGGGCATG TGATCGAGGAGGGTGGTGTCAAGATGAAGCTGACTGTCATTGACACCCCGGGCTTTGGAGACCAGATCAACAATGAAAACTG CTGGGAGCCCATTGAGAAGTACATCAACGAGCAGTACGAGAAGTTCCTGAAGGAGGAGGTGAACATCGCCAGGAAGAAACGCATCCCTGACACTCGCGTCCACTGCTGCCTCTACTTCATCTCCCCGACCGGACACTC CTTGCGACCTCTTGACCTGGAGTTCATGAAACACCTCAGCAAAGTTGTGAACATCATCCCCGTCATTGCTAAGGCTGACACCATGACCCTGGAGGAGAAGTCTGAATTCAAGCAAAGG GTTCGAAAGGAGCTTGAAGTGAATGGCATTGAATTCTACCCCCAGAAGGAATTTGATGAGGATTTGGAGGACAAGACAGAGAATGACAAAATCCGG CAGGAGAGCATGCCTTTCGCTGTGGTGGGAAGTGACAAGGAGTACCAAGTGAATGGCAAGCGGGTCCTCGGCAGGAAAACTCCCTGGGGCATCATTGAAG TGGAAAACCTCAACCACTGTGAGTTTGCCCTGCTTCGAGACTTTGTCATCAG GACGCACCTCCAGGACCTCAAGGAAGTGACACACAACATCCACTATGAGACCTACAGGGCCAAGCGTCTTAATGACAATGGAGGCCTCCCCCCG GGAGAAGGCCTCCTGGGCACTGTCCTTCCACCCGTGCcagccaccccctgccccactgcCGAATGA